A genomic region of Vitis vinifera cultivar Pinot Noir 40024 chromosome 7, ASM3070453v1 contains the following coding sequences:
- the LOC100264761 gene encoding protein SLOW WALKER 1, protein MAEPQQALSRTFPVKPKLKAKSKKPSKTPESKYWSSFKSHTIPNLISSITSLSFSPATPHHFAAAYSTSLTLFNSKTLEPISSISSFKDVVSCASFRSDGLLIAASDHSGLVQVFDVKTRTALRKLRGHTRPVRLVRYPRSDKLHLFSGGDDAVVKYWDVAAESGVVEFRGHKDYVRCGDGSPASSELFATGSYDHTVKVWDVRVSNSDAAMKINHGKPVEDVIFLPSGGLIATAGGNCVKIWDVIGGGKLLYSMENHNKTVTSICVGKIGRDGGEGSEQYRVLSVGLDGYMKVFDYSKFKITHSMRFPAPLLSIGFSPDCATRAIGTSNGVIYAGKRKVKGEVESGLREFPSLGLMEEPQRRVLRPSYFRYFHRSQGEKPSEGDYLITRPKKVKIAEHDKLLKKFRHKDAFVSALSGKNPENVVAVMEELVARKKLLKCVSNLDTEELGLLLAFLHRHSTVPRYAGLLMGLTKKVVQMRAEDIIASDVLKGHIRNLKRSVEEEVRIQQSLQEIQGIISPLLRIAGRR, encoded by the coding sequence ATGGCGGAACCTCAACAAGCACTCTCCAGGACCTTCCCAGTGAAGCCTAAACTCAAAGCAAAATCCAAAAAACCCTCAAAAACCCCAGAATCCAAGTACTGGTCGTCCTTCAAATCTCACACCATTCCCAATCTCATCTCTTCCATAACCTCTTTATCATTCTCTCCGGCGACCCCTCACCACTTCGCCGCCGCCTACTCCACCTCCCTCACCCTCTTCAACTCCAAAACTCTCGAACCCATCTCCTCCATCTCCTCCTTCAAAGACGTCGTTTCATGCGCCTCCTTCCGCTCCGATGGCCTCCTCATCGCCGCCTCTGACCACTCCGGCCTTGTCCAGGTCTTCGACGTCAAGACCCGAACAGCTCTTCGAAAGCTCCGCGGTCACACTCGGCCGGTTCGACTCGTTCGGTACCCGCGTTCCGATAAGCTCCACTTGTTCTCCGGGGGCGACGATGCAGTGGTCAAGTACTGGGATGTTGCTGCCGAGTCAGGAGTTGTGGAGTTCCGGGGCCACAAGGATTATGTCCGCTGCGGAGATGGGTCACCGGCGAGTTCTGAGTTGTTTGCCACGGGGTCGTATGATCATACGGTTAAGGTTTGGGATGTTAGAGTTTCGAATTCGGATGCAGCGATGAAGATAAATCATGGGAAACCGGTGGAAGATGTGATCTTCTTGCCGTCCGGTGGGTTAATTGCAACCGCCGGAGGAAATTGTGTGAAGATTTGGGATGTGATTGGAGGAGGGAAGTTGTTGTATTCAATGGAGAATCATAACAAGACTGTTACCTCAATTTGTGTGGGTAAGATTGGGAGGGATGGTGGTGAGGGTTCAGAACAATATAGGGTTTTGAGCGTGGGCCTGGATGGGTATATGAAGGTTTTTGATTACTCTAAGTTCAAGATAACTCATTCGATGAGGTTCCCAGCACCGCTTTTATCAATTGGGTTCTCGCCTGATTGTGCAACGCGGGCAATTGGTACTTCAAATGGGGTTATATATGCTGGGAAGAGGAAGGTGAAGGGGGAAGTTGAGAGTGGCTTGAGGGAGTTTCCAAGTTTGGGTTTGATGGAGGAACCACAGAGGCGGGTACTGAGGCCCTCTTATTTTCGATATTTCCATAGGAGCCAAGGAGAGAAACCTTCTGAGGGGGATTACCTCATTACAAGGCCAAAGAAAGTGAAAATCGCAGAGCATGATAAGTTGTTGAAGAAGTTTAGGCATAAGGATGCTTTTGTGTCTGCCTTAAGTGGGAAGAACCCTGAAAATGTGGTGGCTGTGATGGAGGAATTGGTAGCAAGGAAGAAGTTGTTGAAATGTGTTTCGAATTTGGATACAGAGGAGCTTGGGTTACTTCTGGCATTCTTGCATAGGCATTCAACTGTGCCAAGATATGCAGGTTTGTTAATGGGGTTGACAAAGAAAGTGGTTCAGATGCGAGCTGAAGACATTATAGCTTCTGATGTCTTGAAGGGCCATATAAGAAACCTGAAGCGGTCAGTTGAGGAGGAGGTTAGGATACAACAATCCTTGCAAGAGATACAAGGTATAATTTCTCCTTTACTGAGGATTGCTGGAAGAAGATAA